A genomic segment from Microbispora sp. ZYX-F-249 encodes:
- a CDS encoding amino acid ABC transporter ATP-binding protein encodes MSTVEIRNLHKSFGRLEVLKGIDFTVESGQVVCVIGPSGSGKSTLLRCVNLLEQPTSGTVVVGGVDLTDPDVDIDAARRRIGMVFQQFNLFPHLTVRRNVTIAQERVLKRRKDECERVARENLEKVGLIEKIDAYPPQLSGGQQQRVAIARALAMNPSLMLFDEPTSALDPELVGDVLSVMRQLAEDGMTMLVVTHEMGFAREVADRVVFMDGGVIVEDGPPEQVIADPQHERTRGFLSRVLHPGV; translated from the coding sequence ATGAGCACCGTCGAGATCAGGAACCTGCACAAGTCGTTCGGCAGGCTCGAAGTTCTCAAGGGCATCGACTTCACGGTCGAGAGCGGCCAGGTCGTCTGCGTCATCGGGCCGTCCGGCTCGGGCAAGTCCACCCTGCTGCGCTGCGTGAACCTGCTGGAGCAGCCGACCTCCGGCACGGTCGTCGTCGGCGGCGTCGACCTGACCGACCCCGACGTGGACATCGACGCCGCCCGGCGGCGCATCGGCATGGTGTTCCAGCAGTTCAACCTGTTCCCCCACCTGACCGTGCGGCGCAACGTCACGATCGCCCAGGAGCGGGTGCTCAAGCGGCGCAAGGACGAGTGCGAGCGCGTCGCCCGTGAGAACCTGGAGAAGGTCGGCCTCATCGAGAAGATCGACGCTTACCCGCCCCAGCTCTCGGGCGGTCAGCAGCAGCGGGTGGCGATCGCCCGCGCGCTCGCCATGAACCCCTCGCTGATGCTGTTCGACGAGCCGACCTCGGCGCTCGACCCCGAGCTGGTCGGCGACGTGCTGTCGGTCATGCGGCAGCTCGCGGAGGACGGCATGACGATGCTGGTCGTCACCCACGAGATGGGATTCGCCCGCGAGGTCGCCGACCGTGTGGTGTTCATGGACGGCGGCGTGATCGTCGAGGACGGGCCCCCCGAGCAGGTCATCGCGGACCCGCAGCACGAGCGGACCCGCGGATTCCTGAGCCGCGTGCTGCATCCGGGCGTCTGA
- a CDS encoding pyridoxamine 5'-phosphate oxidase family protein: MGKIYEKLTDRLREFVTTQPVFFVATAPEQGGHVNVSPKGYSDTFAVIDDTTVAYLDLDGSGVETIAHIRENGRVTLMFCAFSGPPKIVRLFGTGRVVTPGDAGFADLLTLFGPHPGVRSVIVVSCDRIADSCGYAVPFMAYEQDRTLLDEWAGRKDVQQRRDYRAKHNRESIDGLPALGPAETDPVTQHS, translated from the coding sequence ATGGGCAAGATCTACGAGAAGCTCACCGACCGGCTGCGCGAGTTCGTCACCACGCAGCCGGTCTTCTTCGTCGCGACCGCTCCCGAGCAGGGCGGCCACGTCAACGTGTCCCCGAAGGGATACTCCGACACCTTCGCCGTCATCGACGACACGACCGTGGCCTACCTCGACCTCGACGGCAGCGGCGTGGAGACCATCGCCCACATCCGTGAGAACGGCCGCGTCACGCTGATGTTCTGCGCCTTCAGCGGGCCGCCGAAGATCGTCCGACTGTTCGGCACCGGCCGCGTGGTGACCCCCGGGGACGCCGGCTTCGCGGACCTGCTCACGCTCTTCGGGCCGCATCCGGGCGTGCGCTCGGTCATCGTCGTGAGCTGCGACCGCATCGCCGACTCGTGCGGCTACGCGGTGCCCTTCATGGCGTACGAGCAGGACCGCACGCTGCTCGACGAGTGGGCGGGGCGCAAGGACGTCCAGCAGCGGCGGGACTACCGCGCCAAGCACAACCGGGAGAGCATCGACGGGCTGCCCGCCCTCGGCCCCGCGGAGACCGACCCGGTCACCCAGCACTCCTGA
- a CDS encoding M48 family metalloprotease, producing the protein MHHNRLRTAALLGALSASLLVAGAWLGGGTGARIAVVAALVVSGVAYFCADRIALSAMRARPVAEVEQPVLYRVVRELCTEARGPMPRLYVSPTMQPNAFATGRNPRDGVVCVTHGLLGLLDERELKGVLGHELSHIHNRDILISSVTGALATMITYFGYAGLLFGSDDDEGPGFLGAVLVTILGPVAATMIQVAIARSREFAADDAGVRLTGDPLALASALRKIEMEVRRLPLPENGRLASAGHMMIVNPFRGTRIGRLFATHPPVAARVARLERMAGYRR; encoded by the coding sequence GTGCACCACAACCGCCTGCGCACCGCGGCCCTGCTGGGGGCGCTGTCCGCGTCGCTCCTGGTGGCCGGGGCCTGGCTGGGGGGTGGCACGGGTGCCCGGATCGCCGTCGTGGCCGCGCTCGTGGTCAGCGGCGTCGCCTACTTCTGCGCCGACAGGATCGCGTTGTCGGCCATGCGGGCCCGGCCCGTGGCCGAGGTGGAGCAGCCGGTCCTCTACCGCGTCGTCCGCGAGCTGTGCACCGAGGCCCGCGGGCCGATGCCCCGCCTGTACGTGTCCCCGACCATGCAGCCCAACGCGTTCGCGACCGGCCGCAACCCGCGTGACGGGGTGGTGTGCGTCACGCACGGCCTCCTCGGGCTGCTGGACGAGCGCGAACTCAAGGGCGTGCTCGGCCACGAGCTGTCGCACATCCACAACCGGGACATCCTGATCTCCTCGGTCACGGGCGCGCTCGCCACGATGATCACGTACTTCGGGTACGCGGGCCTGCTCTTCGGCTCCGACGACGACGAGGGCCCGGGGTTCCTCGGCGCCGTGCTGGTGACGATCCTCGGGCCGGTAGCGGCCACGATGATCCAGGTGGCGATCGCGCGCTCGCGAGAATTCGCGGCCGACGACGCCGGCGTACGGCTGACGGGCGACCCGCTGGCTCTCGCCTCCGCGTTGCGCAAGATCGAGATGGAGGTCCGCAGGCTGCCGCTCCCGGAGAACGGCAGGCTCGCCTCGGCCGGTCACATGATGATCGTCAACCCGTTCCGGGGCACCCGTATCGGCAGGTTGTTCGCCACGCATCCGCCGGTCGCCGCGCGGGTCGCCCGTCTCGAGCGGATGGCCGGCTACCGGCGGTGA
- a CDS encoding NADH-quinone oxidoreductase subunit N, which produces MTGGVIQSIDYAALAAPLVLVLVAGLVLLLDAFLPARPGGARALGLVTLGGLAAALAVVAVQAASGATRRTFCVPASLAGESAAASCSFVADRFTLVVAAVVLAAGLVVVLLSMTEIAGAGPAERGRIPAGEWYFLLLATLAGAVLLPASRDLVMLVVSLELVSLPVFALTALRRHDGRASEAALKLFLVSVVSTAITLFGVSLLYGATGSVHLDRIDAALRTTGGTVLGAVGGAGGDMAQVTAAATVLVVAGFAFKIAAVPFHFWAADVYHGAPIPVAALLSVVSKASGFAGLILLLTSALPGKAALWAPGVAVVAALTMTAGNVLAMRQRAAVRLLAWSSVAQSGYILAPLAAYAAEPRVAAGASIAYLVFYAAMNLIAFAVVMLVSRHEGGDLEAYRGLVSRSPAAGLALAFALVCLAGLPPGLAGLFAKIVVFRAVVDGGLGWLAVVMAANTVAGLYYYIAWTARLFAPPAAGESRTVTARAAAGAAVAVTVAVTVVFSVAPQVVLSVAG; this is translated from the coding sequence ATGACGGGCGGGGTGATCCAGTCCATCGACTACGCCGCCCTGGCGGCGCCTCTGGTCCTCGTGCTGGTGGCCGGGCTCGTGCTGCTGCTGGACGCGTTCCTGCCCGCCCGGCCCGGTGGCGCGCGGGCGCTCGGCCTCGTCACGCTCGGCGGCCTGGCCGCGGCCCTGGCCGTGGTGGCCGTCCAGGCCGCGAGCGGCGCGACCCGGCGCACGTTCTGCGTCCCCGCCTCCCTGGCGGGAGAGTCCGCCGCGGCGTCGTGCTCGTTCGTCGCGGACCGCTTCACCCTGGTCGTCGCGGCGGTCGTGCTGGCCGCCGGGCTGGTCGTCGTGCTGCTGTCGATGACGGAGATCGCCGGCGCCGGGCCGGCGGAGCGCGGCCGGATCCCGGCCGGGGAGTGGTATTTCCTGCTGCTGGCCACGCTGGCCGGGGCCGTCCTGCTGCCGGCCTCCCGCGATCTCGTCATGCTGGTCGTGTCGCTGGAACTGGTGTCGCTGCCGGTCTTCGCGCTGACCGCGCTCAGGCGTCATGACGGCCGTGCGTCGGAGGCGGCCCTCAAGCTCTTCCTGGTCTCCGTGGTCTCCACCGCGATCACGTTGTTCGGCGTATCGCTGCTCTACGGCGCGACCGGCTCGGTCCACCTCGACCGGATCGACGCCGCCCTGCGCACGACCGGAGGCACGGTCCTGGGCGCCGTCGGAGGCGCGGGCGGGGACATGGCCCAGGTCACGGCGGCGGCCACCGTGCTGGTCGTGGCGGGCTTCGCGTTCAAGATCGCGGCGGTGCCGTTCCACTTCTGGGCGGCGGACGTCTACCACGGCGCCCCGATCCCGGTCGCGGCGTTGCTGTCGGTGGTGTCCAAGGCGTCGGGCTTCGCCGGGCTGATCCTGCTGCTGACGTCCGCGCTGCCGGGAAAGGCGGCGCTGTGGGCTCCCGGAGTGGCGGTCGTCGCCGCGCTGACGATGACGGCGGGCAACGTCCTCGCCATGCGGCAGCGCGCCGCCGTACGGCTGCTGGCCTGGTCGTCGGTCGCGCAGTCGGGCTACATCCTCGCGCCGCTGGCCGCCTATGCCGCCGAACCCCGCGTGGCGGCCGGGGCGTCGATCGCCTACCTCGTCTTCTACGCCGCGATGAATCTGATCGCCTTCGCGGTGGTCATGCTGGTGTCGCGGCACGAGGGCGGAGACCTGGAGGCGTACCGGGGGCTGGTGTCGCGGAGCCCGGCCGCCGGGCTGGCCCTCGCCTTCGCCCTCGTCTGCCTGGCCGGGCTGCCGCCGGGGCTCGCCGGCCTGTTCGCGAAGATCGTCGTCTTCCGGGCCGTCGTGGACGGCGGGCTCGGCTGGCTGGCCGTGGTCATGGCGGCCAACACGGTGGCGGGGTTGTACTACTACATCGCCTGGACCGCGCGGCTGTTCGCGCCGCCCGCGGCGGGCGAGAGCCGTACGGTCACTGCGCGAGCGGCGGCCGGGGCCGCCGTCGCCGTCACGGTCGCCGTCACCGTGGTCTTCTCCGTCGCCCCGCAGGTCGTGCTGTCCGTGGCGGGGTGA
- a CDS encoding complex I subunit 4 family protein — protein sequence MSWLPIALVAVPLLGALIAPAVRDKAVTWGIAVSAVVLALAVTLAAVFDHARPAVMQLRTDRPWIPGLGLRFHLGVDGVSLPLVVLTALLTFLCFVHLAGHPPAGGRTGALVVTLLVLEVGMIGTFLALDLLLFFVFFEVVLVPMYFVIALWGGAGRRTAALKFILYTLLGSAVLLIGLLVVWTQAGTLDMVALAGRHGSGIARSAQIVAFLAIGLGLAVKTPMWPLHTWLPDAHTEAPTVGSVLLAGVLLKMGSYGFARIAIPVLPEGAAALAPWLGALAVVGIVYGSLACLAQRDLKRMIAYSSVGHMGFVLLGFASLTPVGLNGALFANVAHGLITGLLFFLAGAVKERYGTADIRRLGGGMLRRLPYVASLLTFACVASLGLPGLAGFWGEMLALLGAFRPAAVLSRPLFLVFMAAGGLGTVLTAAYFLRMLSRVTHGRPVETIPPGPPLATAEGVRAALSEAGEGAEPVEPVAAGAALAAQEREAEVVVDDGEADATGAAGARGARRRFGDVTAHELAAWLPLVALIVLFGLWPKALLAVTTPAVQALLGPGVAP from the coding sequence CGGGACAAGGCGGTGACCTGGGGGATCGCCGTCTCCGCCGTGGTGCTGGCCCTCGCCGTCACGCTCGCCGCGGTCTTCGACCACGCGCGCCCCGCCGTCATGCAGCTGCGGACCGACCGGCCGTGGATCCCCGGCCTCGGGCTGCGGTTCCACCTGGGCGTGGACGGCGTCTCGCTGCCGCTCGTCGTGCTGACCGCGTTGCTGACGTTCCTGTGCTTCGTCCACCTCGCGGGGCACCCGCCCGCGGGGGGCCGCACGGGTGCGCTGGTCGTCACGCTGCTCGTGCTCGAGGTCGGCATGATCGGCACGTTTCTCGCCCTCGACCTGCTGCTGTTCTTCGTGTTCTTCGAGGTCGTGCTCGTCCCGATGTACTTCGTGATCGCGCTGTGGGGCGGCGCGGGCAGGCGGACCGCGGCGCTGAAGTTCATCCTCTACACGCTGCTCGGCTCGGCCGTCCTCCTCATCGGCCTGCTCGTGGTCTGGACCCAGGCCGGAACGCTCGACATGGTCGCGCTGGCCGGGCGGCACGGCTCGGGCATCGCCCGGTCCGCGCAGATCGTCGCGTTCCTCGCCATCGGGCTGGGCCTGGCGGTGAAGACGCCCATGTGGCCGCTGCACACCTGGCTGCCCGACGCGCACACCGAGGCGCCGACCGTCGGCTCGGTCCTCCTCGCGGGCGTGCTGCTCAAGATGGGGTCGTACGGCTTCGCCAGGATCGCGATCCCGGTGCTCCCCGAGGGCGCCGCGGCCCTGGCCCCCTGGCTCGGCGCGCTCGCCGTCGTGGGCATCGTGTACGGCTCGCTCGCCTGCCTGGCCCAGCGCGACCTCAAACGGATGATCGCCTACTCGTCCGTCGGCCACATGGGCTTCGTGCTGCTCGGGTTCGCCTCGCTCACGCCGGTGGGCCTGAACGGCGCCCTGTTCGCCAACGTCGCCCACGGGCTCATCACCGGTCTGCTGTTCTTCCTCGCCGGAGCCGTGAAGGAGCGGTACGGCACGGCCGACATCAGGCGGCTGGGCGGCGGCATGCTGCGCCGCCTGCCGTACGTCGCGTCGCTGCTGACCTTCGCCTGCGTCGCCTCGCTGGGCCTGCCCGGCCTCGCCGGGTTCTGGGGGGAGATGCTCGCGCTGCTCGGCGCGTTCCGCCCGGCCGCCGTCCTCTCCCGGCCGCTGTTCCTCGTGTTCATGGCCGCAGGCGGGCTCGGCACGGTGCTCACGGCGGCCTACTTCCTGCGCATGCTCTCCCGGGTGACGCACGGCAGGCCGGTCGAGACGATCCCGCCGGGACCGCCGCTCGCCACCGCCGAAGGCGTACGCGCGGCGCTGAGCGAGGCCGGGGAGGGCGCCGAACCGGTCGAGCCGGTCGCGGCAGGGGCAGCGCTGGCCGCCCAGGAGCGGGAGGCCGAAGTCGTGGTGGACGACGGAGAGGCCGATGCGACGGGCGCCGCCGGGGCCCGCGGGGCGCGGCGGCGGTTCGGGGACGTCACCGCCCACGAACTGGCGGCCTGGCTTCCGCTGGTGGCGCTGATCGTGCTGTTCGGCCTGTGGCCGAAGGCCCTGCTCGCCGTCACCACGCCCGCCGTACAGGCGCTCCTCGGACCGGGGGTGGCGCCATGA